The genomic DNA ACTTGTATTGCCTTGATCTATTACGCTTTAGGTGGTGATACCATAGATGTGATAATGCAGAACCCCCAGAACTCAgccttttggtttttgtttctcagtgccttagtttttttttcttatattggTAATTGGATTGCGTTATGCTAATTTCAAGTTTCAAGACTGACCCAGAGAACGGAGTTGAACCGTAGTTGTGAGATGCAGAACctagattttggattttgtttctcAGTACTAAGTGTTGTTGATTTCGTTATGCtcatttcaagtttcaatacTGACCCACCCCAAAGAGTGGCGTAGTAGCGTTGGACCGCTTTATGAACATTGAGCCATAGTTGTGATATGCAGAAACCTAGactttggattttgtttctCGGTACTAAGTAAGTTTTTTCAGTGATTGATTGCGATATTGCTTATTTCAGAATACTGTGATCTGATTGAATGACGTTCAtcgtgtgtgtgtatatatagtcTTATTTAGATTGGTTCGAATGTGGttttggtgagtttttttttttttttttttttttttttttttttttttttttttttttttttttNTTAGTGATTTAATGCTTTAAACTCCGGAGATTCATAGATTGAGGTTTTTGCTGTATCAGATTCTTTTTGAGATGTTACTAGAGTGTGTTACTAATTTAAGCATCGTTGTGCAGTGAGATTACAGCTGAAGGAAGACGGGTTACAAAGCTTGATCAGATCCTGCTCAATGGAAATAACATAGCCATTGTAAGTCAATACACCATTTTATCTATATTTTCCGAAATTGACTTCTTCTAACTGTAGCCAAACTAGCCATACGCTGTAGAAACTTCATTCTGatttcttttcatctttatttaGATAAACCGTTGACCACTTTAATCGTCGAAATGCTAAGAACCcggtttttaaaattgtttgtgaTGTAGTTGGTGCCAGGGGGGTCTCCTGACGATGGAGAATGAGATTTGCTGCTTTGTGTGTTCAGAATTGTGTGAGGAAGGATGTAACTTTTGGTTTTAGATTAACACTTTGTTCACAGAAAAGTAGTAGTTGATTTCTAAACTCAGAATGACCAAGTTTTCTTTGTTCAACAATGTGAAAGAGAGCTACAAGCATCATATTTATTAGACACGTTGCTTCTGCTTATTCAAGCTCTCTACATTGCTCTAATGACCTTCCCCATTAGCCACTCTAGCGTTGGATAAGTTATCAACAGAGTCTCCCCTCTCAAAAACAGCTGCAGCTCCCATACCAGTCCCTGttacatatacattttatgCATACCATCTAcacaaaaaatcaatataattatggagCCTATTCAAACTGTGAATATATTACCTATGCACATTGAGACTACTCCAAAGCGGCAATCCTTCCCTCTCCGCTTCATCTCGTGCAACAATGTTGCAACACATCGAGCTCCTGTACATGGAGACTTACTCTATTAGCCTATACACATACACATCTTGCATATTATTATCTGTTTAAGGCAAAGCTTGTATAAAGTAGTAACCTGTAGCACCAAGAGGATGGCCAATAGCAATGGCTCCTCCATTAACATTGACCTTTTTCATATCTAGATCTAGCTTCTTGCAGCTGTACACATACTGAGATGCAAATGCCTGTTTTTTCACACAGTTCATCAATGGAGAGATTCATAAGTAAGGATAATTCCGAAACAGACAACAACTAATGTGAAACATTTCACTACCTCATTGATCTCAAATAGATCAATATCGCTGACGTTGAGCCCTGCGAGGTTAGTTGCAGCAGGGATGGCGACAGCTGGACCGATGCCCATTACAGATGGATCCACACCAGTTACAGCAAAACTCCTACATTGTTTCGGGATCAGATTTGCTCGGTTTCTTAAACCATCAAAATGTAGACAAAGTCCTCTCCATATTCATTTTACCTGAATACTCCAAGAATGGGAAGTCCCTTCTTCATTGCAAGACTTCTCTTCATTAGCAGAACAGCTCCAGCACCATCACTAATCTGACTAGCATTGCCTACACAattcacatatataaacaaatgcTCTAAACCATGATCTCGCTTTTCTCAATGAATTGTGGAAACATATTTCTCACCAGCTGTGGTGGAACCATCTTTTTTAAAGACAGTCTTCAGCTTTGCCAAATCTGCCATGTTTGAGTTTGGACGCACACCATCATCAACAGATACAACGATTGCCTTCTCTGCTTTAGTCTCCGGGTCCACAATCTGTTAAGGAAAAATATCGTTCATTGAGAAATCAATCTCTAgcaaaagggttttaaaaagaAGTTGAGgagctttcttgtttttttacctTGGTAGCAACAGGAATGATTTCATCCTTGAGTTTACCAGAAGCGATCGCAGCTGCAGCGCGCTTGTGAGACTCAACCTGTTGATTACTGATAACTCAGTACTTATATgaatttagaaagaaacaaaaaaaaagtgaagagaaTAGGTAAACTAACCGCAGCCATATCTTGCTCTTCTCTTGTAACACCATATCTTTTTGCAACGTTTTCAGAAGTAACTCCCATTGGAAGCAAACAATCACGGGCTTTTGGGAATTCTAGTGCCTGTTCCCATTTAGGAGTTTTACAACTGTTCTGGTTGAAtagacttaaaaaaaagaatcattgaGACAACGTACTCTCGGATTAGAGGTTTGAAAGCCGCCTCCAGGCATACTATCAGTTGACATTGACTCCACTCCAGCACCAATACCTGTTGCAGTTCACAACAAAGATAATTGATCTCGCGGCCTAGACAAGTAGCCAGCTAGACACTACAAAAATATGATGAAGCTGTGTCTTACCAATGTCGTAATATCCGGCTCTAATAGAAGCAGCAACATCAGCAACAGCTTGTAGTCCAGATGAGCATTGTCGGTTAACAGTTCTGATTGGCACGGTGTCTAGCTCGTCGTAAAACAACAGTAAAGcaacacatcaacaaatttgTTTGTCTATGATCTTCCAATGTAAGAATgtaattaattgattttgaagTACCAGGGAAACCAGCAAAATAAGCTGCAACTCTACATTCCATTGCTCTCTGAGAACCGGGAGCTAAAACCGTACCAACAACGATATCACCAACTTCACTTGGATCCAAAGATGTTCTTTCCACTACAGCCTAAATTAGAACAAAACATTGGAACATGAGAACTCACAGATACTAGTTACTAGTTCCATGTCTGAGCAAAGGTTTTTAATTGATGTACCTTGAGAACAGAAGCTAGAAGATCATCTGGAAGAGTGTCTTTGAAACCTCCACGTTTCGCTTTGCAAATGGCGGTACGATATgccctgaagaagaagaagaagaagaagaagaagaagaagaatcaagaaaacaagaaacctTAAAAGAAAGTGAATGTGAAGCAACTGAGTTTGGAGGCACCTACGCTACAATCACAATGTCGTCTCCAAAAGCAGCCATTGGAGAAACTTCAGAAGCACAATTCACAGGCTAACATAAAGAAAGATTCAAGTCAGaagaacacacaaaagaaact from Camelina sativa cultivar DH55 chromosome 2, Cs, whole genome shotgun sequence includes the following:
- the LOC104723144 gene encoding 3-ketoacyl-CoA thiolase 5, peroxisomal isoform X2; this translates as MAAFGDDIVIVAAYRTAICKAKRGGFKDTLPDDLLASVLKAVVERTSLDPSEVGDIVVGTVLAPGSQRAMECRVAAYFAGFPDTVPIRTVNRQCSSGLQAVADVAASIRAGYYDIGIGAGVESMSTDSMPGGGFQTSNPRALEFPKARDCLLPMGVTSENVAKRYGVTREEQDMAAVESHKRAAAAIASGKLKDEIIPVATKIVDPETKAEKAIVVSVDDGVRPNSNMADLAKLKTVFKKDGSTTAGNASQISDGAGAVLLMKRSLAMKKGLPILGVFRSFAVTGVDPSVMGIGPAVAIPAATNLAGLNVSDIDLFEINEAFASQYVYSCKKLDLDMKKVNVNGGAIAIGHPLGATGARCVATLLHEMKRRGKDCRFGVVSMCIGTGMGAAAVFERGDSVDNLSNARVANGEGH
- the LOC104723144 gene encoding 3-ketoacyl-CoA thiolase 5, peroxisomal isoform X1, with amino-acid sequence MDKAAERQKILLRHLNPIPSSSSLNHESSVLSPVNCASEVSPMAAFGDDIVIVAAYRTAICKAKRGGFKDTLPDDLLASVLKAVVERTSLDPSEVGDIVVGTVLAPGSQRAMECRVAAYFAGFPDTVPIRTVNRQCSSGLQAVADVAASIRAGYYDIGIGAGVESMSTDSMPGGGFQTSNPRALEFPKARDCLLPMGVTSENVAKRYGVTREEQDMAAVESHKRAAAAIASGKLKDEIIPVATKIVDPETKAEKAIVVSVDDGVRPNSNMADLAKLKTVFKKDGSTTAGNASQISDGAGAVLLMKRSLAMKKGLPILGVFRSFAVTGVDPSVMGIGPAVAIPAATNLAGLNVSDIDLFEINEAFASQYVYSCKKLDLDMKKVNVNGGAIAIGHPLGATGARCVATLLHEMKRRGKDCRFGVVSMCIGTGMGAAAVFERGDSVDNLSNARVANGEGH